In the Oncorhynchus keta strain PuntledgeMale-10-30-2019 chromosome 29, Oket_V2, whole genome shotgun sequence genome, one interval contains:
- the LOC127913444 gene encoding sporozoite surface protein 2-like, translated as MIMGHIGVPTKKLVKECCVGVTSGDRLTCDVALDQGQPFLAQGHAPRQTQRHAPRQTQRPRDTLPGKPNDPGTRSQANPTTQGHAPRQTQRPRDTLPGKPNDPGTRSQANPTQGHAPRDPRSQANPTTQGHAPRQTQRPRDTLPGKPNDPGTRSQANPTTQGHAPRQTQRPRDPSHQQYSETH; from the exons ATgattatgggacatataggagtgccaacaaagaagctcgtcaaag AATGCTGTGTAGGAGTAACAAGTGGAGACAGACTAACATGTGATGTGGCTCTAGACCAGGGGCAACCTTTTCTTGCCCAGGGACACGCTCCCAGGCAAACCCAACGACACGCTCCCAGGCAAACCCAACGACCCAGGGACACGCTCCCAGGCAAACCCAACGACCCAGGGACACGCTCCCAGGCAAACCCAACGACCCAGGGACACGCTCCCAGGCAAACCCAACGACCCAGGGACACGCTCCCAGGCAAACCCAACGACCCAGGGACACGCTCCCAGGCAAACCCAACCCAGGGACACGCTCCCAGGGACCCACGCTCCCAGGCAAACCCAACGACCCAGGGACACGCTCCCAGGCAAACCCAACGACCCAGGGACACGCTCCCAGGCAAACCCAACGACCCAGGGACACGCTCCCAGGCAAACCCAACGACCCAGGGACACGCTCCCAGGCAAACCCAACGACCCAGGGACCCTTCTCatcag CAATATTCAGAAACACATTGA